The following proteins are co-located in the Methanobacterium formicicum DSM 3637 genome:
- the cutA gene encoding divalent-cation tolerance protein CutA, whose product MYSMVYVTASGVEEAKKIARNLLEDKLVACANIIPKMESIYWWEGNLEEDVESILLLKTHSESVDKVIDRVKEIHSYQTPCALEIQIKSGSSEYLDWLDKSLKKH is encoded by the coding sequence ATGTATTCTATGGTTTATGTCACAGCTTCTGGAGTAGAAGAAGCCAAAAAAATAGCACGAAACTTATTAGAAGATAAATTAGTAGCCTGTGCTAATATAATCCCTAAAATGGAATCTATTTACTGGTGGGAAGGAAATTTGGAGGAAGATGTTGAATCAATCCTACTTTTAAAGACTCATTCAGAATCAGTGGATAAAGTTATAGATAGGGTTAAAGAAATCCACAGCTACCAGACACCATGTGCACTGGAAATTCAGATCAAAAGTGGATCCAGTGAATACCTGGATTGGCTGGATAAATCACTAAAAAAGCATTAA
- the leuS gene encoding leucine--tRNA ligase produces the protein MTDIKIEEKWQKKWQKSKLFQSNPDNREKLFLTVAYPYPSGAMHVGHGRTYTVPDVYARFKRMQGYNVLFPMGWHVTGAPVIGIAKRISRRDPWTLDIYKNIHKVPEEELNKFTDPHYIVKYFSGEYHQVMSQLGFSIDWRREFTTIDPHYQKFITWQFKKLKDKELVRRGEHPVKYCPDDENPVGDHDLLEGEGVTINELTLIKFKMGETYLVAATFRPETLFGATNLWLNPDEEYVKIKSAGEEWIVSKKAYTNLLNQKTDLELVDQVDAPGLIGQYVENPLTGEKHIILPASFVDPGYATGVVYSVPAHAPADYIALADLKKDTETLEKYGIAREVEKIQPIGLIRLKEFGEHPAVEMIEKMGVKSQEDPKLKEATNEMYKLEHAKGVMDEHVTGYSGLRVPEARDAIKETLLEADKGELMYEFSEKPVICRCGTECVVKILDNQWFLKYSDEEWTEATQNTLSKMKTVPAEIRPNFEYYLNWLHDWACARRIGLGTPLPWDPQWLIEPLSDSTIYMSYYAIAPYLKDIDPEELDEEFFDHIFLDKPTTKTNIPAGMREEFNYWYPLDWRLSAKDLVGNHLSFHIFHHTAIYPEEKRPRGVVVFGMGLLEGNKMSSSKGNIILLEDAIKIHGADVVRLFLMSSAEPWQDFDWREKEVIGTKKRLEWFSGFATMVDELHGSQIQLSNYTQAPPVDKAINAWMISQVNQRIRDATQALEGFQTRKALQEALFLFKKDIDHYLHRVDLALKKEDDRDEITNVLAYVLGIWIRLMAPFTPHACEELWNRHGGQGFVSEAPWPEADPDLINEKVHKGEEIIQGLVEDIKEIQKITQTQAEKVHIYLAPEWKWKVFDIAREVGKPDIGRIMGQAIKANIHDNKKELAGFAQKIAREMTRINYVGWMDEKQLLNDAQDYLVRETGAEIILHPEPDYDPQNKARNALPYKPALFIE, from the coding sequence GTGACAGATATTAAAATTGAGGAGAAATGGCAGAAAAAATGGCAGAAATCAAAATTATTCCAATCAAACCCTGATAATCGTGAAAAACTTTTCTTGACCGTGGCCTATCCATACCCCAGTGGAGCAATGCACGTGGGACACGGCCGTACCTACACTGTACCTGATGTCTATGCTCGTTTTAAAAGGATGCAGGGATACAACGTGCTATTCCCCATGGGTTGGCACGTAACCGGGGCTCCAGTTATCGGAATAGCCAAACGTATCAGTAGAAGAGACCCCTGGACTCTCGATATATATAAAAACATCCACAAAGTACCTGAAGAAGAGCTTAATAAATTCACAGACCCTCATTACATTGTTAAATACTTCAGTGGGGAATACCATCAGGTGATGAGTCAACTGGGTTTTTCCATAGACTGGAGACGTGAATTCACCACCATCGATCCCCACTACCAGAAATTCATCACCTGGCAGTTTAAAAAACTCAAAGACAAAGAACTGGTGCGAAGAGGAGAACATCCCGTTAAGTACTGTCCTGATGATGAGAATCCAGTGGGAGACCATGACCTCCTTGAAGGAGAAGGTGTGACCATCAACGAATTGACCCTCATCAAGTTTAAAATGGGGGAAACCTATCTGGTCGCCGCTACTTTCCGACCAGAAACCCTCTTCGGAGCCACCAATCTATGGTTAAATCCAGATGAAGAATACGTTAAGATCAAAAGTGCTGGAGAAGAATGGATCGTAAGTAAAAAAGCTTACACAAACCTTTTAAACCAGAAAACAGACCTGGAACTGGTGGATCAAGTCGATGCACCAGGATTAATAGGACAGTACGTGGAAAACCCGTTAACCGGTGAAAAACACATAATTTTACCTGCTTCATTCGTAGATCCTGGTTATGCTACTGGGGTGGTTTACTCCGTACCAGCACACGCACCAGCAGATTACATAGCCCTGGCTGACCTTAAAAAGGATACTGAGACCCTGGAAAAATATGGTATAGCTCGTGAAGTGGAGAAAATCCAGCCAATAGGACTCATACGCCTTAAAGAGTTTGGAGAACACCCTGCAGTGGAGATGATTGAGAAGATGGGTGTTAAAAGCCAGGAAGACCCTAAACTCAAGGAAGCCACCAATGAAATGTACAAACTGGAACACGCCAAGGGAGTTATGGATGAACACGTAACTGGATATTCCGGTTTACGGGTCCCGGAGGCCAGAGATGCAATTAAAGAAACCCTCTTAGAAGCAGATAAAGGGGAATTAATGTACGAATTTTCTGAAAAACCGGTGATCTGCCGCTGCGGTACCGAGTGTGTGGTTAAAATCCTGGACAACCAGTGGTTCCTCAAGTACTCTGATGAAGAATGGACCGAAGCCACCCAGAACACTCTCTCGAAGATGAAAACCGTGCCTGCAGAGATAAGGCCCAACTTCGAATACTACCTCAACTGGCTCCATGACTGGGCCTGCGCCCGTAGAATAGGTCTCGGAACACCCCTACCCTGGGACCCTCAGTGGTTAATCGAGCCACTCAGTGATTCCACCATCTATATGAGTTATTATGCCATAGCACCCTACCTGAAGGATATTGATCCAGAGGAACTGGATGAAGAGTTCTTCGACCACATATTCTTGGACAAACCAACCACTAAAACCAACATTCCAGCGGGTATGAGGGAAGAATTCAACTACTGGTATCCTCTTGACTGGAGATTATCCGCCAAGGACCTGGTGGGAAACCACCTTTCATTCCACATATTCCACCACACAGCCATATACCCTGAGGAAAAAAGACCACGTGGAGTGGTGGTCTTCGGAATGGGATTACTGGAGGGAAATAAAATGTCATCATCCAAGGGAAACATCATCCTCCTGGAAGATGCCATCAAAATCCACGGAGCAGACGTGGTAAGATTATTCCTCATGTCATCTGCAGAGCCATGGCAGGACTTTGACTGGAGAGAAAAAGAGGTTATTGGAACTAAAAAACGTTTAGAATGGTTTTCAGGATTCGCAACCATGGTGGATGAACTGCACGGCTCACAGATCCAGCTGAGTAACTACACCCAAGCTCCACCAGTTGATAAAGCCATAAACGCCTGGATGATCAGCCAGGTGAACCAGCGCATCCGTGATGCCACCCAGGCACTGGAAGGATTCCAGACACGTAAAGCACTCCAAGAAGCCTTGTTCCTGTTTAAGAAGGATATTGACCATTACCTGCACCGGGTAGACCTTGCACTGAAGAAAGAAGATGATCGTGATGAAATAACCAATGTCCTAGCCTACGTCCTGGGAATATGGATACGGTTAATGGCCCCGTTCACACCCCATGCCTGTGAAGAGCTGTGGAACCGCCATGGAGGACAGGGATTCGTATCAGAAGCACCATGGCCCGAAGCAGATCCAGATCTAATTAATGAGAAAGTGCACAAGGGTGAAGAGATCATCCAGGGATTGGTGGAGGATATTAAGGAGATTCAGAAGATAACCCAGACTCAGGCCGAGAAGGTTCACATTTACCTGGCCCCAGAATGGAAATGGAAGGTTTTCGACATTGCCCGTGAGGTTGGAAAGCCGGATATTGGACGTATAATGGGGCAAGCCATTAAAGCCAATATCCATGATAATAAAAAGGAACTGGCAGGATTCGCCCAGAAAATAGCCAGGGAAATGACCCGAATAAACTATGTAGGGTGGATGGACGAAAAACAGCTCTTAAACGATGCACAGGATTATCTGGTCAGGGAAACCGGTGCTGAAATCATACTCCACCCCGAACCAGACTACGATCCTCAGAATAAGGCCAGGAATGCTCTGCCATATAAACCCGCTTTATTCATTGAATAA
- a CDS encoding fumarylacetoacetate hydrolase family protein has translation MKILRFKKDGKEKTGVMINGGMVEIHLPLIEASCSPFDDLERKEFYSLDEVKILPPVQPSKVVCVGLNYRDHAEELNMNLPEEPILFLKPPSTVIGHEDKIIYPHQSHQVDYEAELAVVIGREARFVSQEDAFDYIAGYTILNDITARDLQQKDGQWTRAKSFDTFCPLGPWVETELDPSNQNISLKLNNEVKQKSNTKNMIFPVDELVEYISNIMTLNPGDVIATGTPPGVGPMKVGDVVEVTVDGIGTLKNEVTVI, from the coding sequence ATGAAAATTCTAAGATTCAAAAAGGATGGTAAGGAAAAAACAGGGGTTATGATAAATGGGGGGATGGTAGAAATACATCTTCCCCTGATTGAAGCATCCTGCTCCCCCTTTGATGATCTGGAAAGGAAGGAATTTTACTCATTGGATGAGGTTAAAATCCTCCCACCGGTTCAACCCAGTAAGGTGGTCTGTGTGGGCCTTAATTACCGGGACCATGCTGAAGAGTTGAACATGAACCTTCCTGAAGAGCCCATACTATTTTTAAAACCCCCAAGCACTGTAATAGGCCACGAGGATAAGATCATTTACCCCCATCAATCACACCAGGTAGACTATGAAGCTGAACTGGCAGTAGTAATTGGCCGAGAAGCCCGTTTTGTTAGTCAAGAGGATGCATTTGATTACATAGCAGGTTATACTATCCTAAATGATATTACTGCCCGTGATTTACAGCAAAAAGATGGTCAGTGGACCCGTGCCAAGAGTTTCGACACATTCTGTCCCTTGGGGCCCTGGGTGGAAACTGAACTGGACCCCTCTAATCAGAACATCTCCTTGAAACTAAACAATGAAGTTAAACAGAAATCCAACACTAAAAATATGATATTCCCTGTAGATGAACTGGTGGAATACATATCCAATATAATGACCCTTAATCCAGGGGATGTTATTGCCACTGGAACTCCACCTGGTGTGGGACCCATGAAGGTAGGGGATGTGGTTGAAGTGACAGTAGATGGAATTGGAACTTTAAAAAATGAAGTTACAGTTATTTAA
- the hisG gene encoding ATP phosphoribosyltransferase has protein sequence MEIRIALPSKGRISDPAVKLLSKAGIGLKDAVNRRLFSDTYDDQISVMFTRAADIPEFVADGAADLGMTGLDLIEEKEAHVKILEDLKFGRSKLVLAAPEDSEVKKLSDVKDGSIVATEFPHLTEKYFKTQNIPVKIVELSGSTEIAPFIGVSDLITDLTSTGTTLKMNHLQMVETILESSVHLIANPDSYQEKREKIEEIRTGVKGVLDAEGKKLVMMNVDEEVLDEVKSAMPGMTGPTVSQVLSNSGVVAVHAVVNEHEVFQVVNRLKKIGARDILVVPIERII, from the coding sequence ATGGAGATAAGAATAGCCCTTCCATCCAAAGGAAGGATAAGCGACCCTGCAGTGAAGCTCTTATCCAAGGCAGGTATTGGATTGAAGGATGCAGTTAATCGTCGACTGTTTTCCGATACCTATGATGACCAGATCAGTGTTATGTTCACCCGGGCAGCAGATATCCCTGAGTTTGTAGCAGATGGTGCCGCAGACCTGGGAATGACTGGACTGGATTTAATAGAAGAGAAAGAGGCCCATGTGAAGATCTTAGAAGATCTCAAATTTGGAAGATCCAAACTGGTGCTGGCAGCCCCTGAAGACTCTGAAGTGAAGAAACTTTCAGATGTTAAGGATGGATCCATTGTAGCCACTGAATTCCCCCATCTCACCGAAAAATACTTTAAAACACAGAACATCCCCGTAAAAATTGTTGAACTCAGCGGATCAACTGAAATAGCCCCTTTTATTGGCGTTTCAGACCTTATCACCGATCTGACCAGTACCGGCACCACCCTCAAGATGAACCATCTCCAGATGGTGGAAACCATCCTGGAAAGTTCAGTACACCTCATAGCCAATCCAGACAGTTACCAGGAGAAGAGGGAGAAAATTGAAGAAATCCGAACCGGAGTGAAGGGTGTTCTGGATGCAGAAGGTAAGAAGCTGGTGATGATGAACGTGGATGAGGAAGTTCTGGATGAGGTTAAAAGTGCCATGCCAGGTATGACTGGCCCTACTGTCTCCCAGGTTCTCTCCAACAGCGGCGTAGTAGCGGTACACGCCGTGGTAAATGAACATGAAGTATTCCAGGTAGTTAACCGCCTGAAAAAGATTGGTGCTCGGGATATTCTGGTGGTTCCAATTGAGAGGATTATCTGA
- a CDS encoding amidohydrolase family protein, whose translation METQTIQIKNTTILADEVKKGSVLIEDDKIVDITRSNSSNGADEIINGEGKFLIPGLVNTHTHLSMSLMRGLADDLPLDVWLNDHIWPVEAHLEGEHCYAGALLSALEMIKSGTTTCNDMYFFMDDVARAIDKAGMRGLLCHGMIDLFDGEKRKAEYKETLRIIEKCHNTADGRIQVALGPHTPYTCSTELLNWVRKKADEKGLRIHIHVSETEKEVEDSLNDRLKRPFEYLEDIKFLGPDVTAAHSVWLSGAEISLIKDNNVKLSHNPLSNMKLASGISPVSDLLANDVCVSLGTDGAASNNNLDLFQEMKTSSLLQKVRKLDPTVLPAGKVLEMATINGATALGMEKEIGTIEVGKKADMVLVDMKAPHLTPYRNPVSHLVYSAEGADVNTVICNGQILMREREVLVMDEVEVMELAENAAEDLLSRI comes from the coding sequence ATGGAAACCCAGACTATTCAAATAAAAAACACAACTATCCTTGCAGATGAAGTCAAGAAAGGATCCGTACTCATAGAAGACGACAAAATCGTTGATATAACTCGCAGTAACTCCAGTAATGGTGCGGATGAAATCATTAATGGGGAAGGAAAATTTCTCATTCCCGGACTGGTGAACACCCACACTCACCTTTCAATGAGTTTAATGAGGGGGTTAGCAGATGATTTGCCTCTGGATGTGTGGTTAAATGACCATATCTGGCCAGTGGAAGCACACCTGGAAGGTGAGCATTGCTATGCTGGGGCCCTTTTATCGGCACTGGAGATGATTAAATCCGGAACCACCACCTGTAATGACATGTACTTTTTCATGGATGATGTGGCCCGTGCCATTGATAAAGCGGGTATGAGGGGATTACTATGCCATGGAATGATCGATCTTTTTGATGGGGAAAAACGGAAAGCAGAATATAAAGAAACCCTGCGTATCATAGAAAAATGCCATAACACTGCAGATGGTAGAATTCAGGTGGCACTGGGGCCCCATACTCCTTACACATGTTCAACTGAACTTTTAAACTGGGTTCGTAAGAAGGCAGATGAAAAGGGACTTAGAATTCACATTCACGTTTCAGAAACTGAAAAGGAAGTTGAAGACAGTTTAAATGATCGGTTAAAGAGGCCCTTTGAGTACCTGGAGGATATTAAATTTTTAGGACCTGATGTAACTGCAGCTCACTCGGTATGGCTTTCAGGGGCGGAAATATCTTTAATCAAGGATAATAATGTTAAATTGTCTCACAATCCTCTGAGCAACATGAAACTAGCTTCAGGAATATCTCCAGTTTCGGATTTACTGGCCAATGATGTATGTGTATCTCTGGGAACTGACGGAGCTGCGTCTAATAACAACCTTGATCTATTCCAGGAGATGAAAACATCCAGCCTCCTTCAAAAGGTACGTAAACTTGATCCTACGGTTCTGCCTGCTGGTAAAGTTCTTGAAATGGCCACCATAAATGGTGCAACTGCCCTGGGTATGGAGAAGGAGATAGGAACTATTGAAGTTGGAAAGAAAGCGGATATGGTCCTGGTGGACATGAAAGCACCTCACCTGACTCCTTACAGGAACCCTGTTTCACATCTGGTTTACTCGGCAGAAGGTGCAGATGTGAATACAGTTATATGTAACGGGCAGATTTTAATGCGCGAAAGGGAAGTCCTGGTCATGGATGAGGTTGAAGTTATGGAACTGGCTGAAAACGCTGCAGAAGACCTTTTATCACGAATTTGA
- a CDS encoding HAD family hydrolase, protein MDNEILTLFDIDGTLVRGARCHYMAFVHSVSKFYGMEEDISGINYAGKTDPQILREVLEMGEIPEETIERNFQACLDYMVDYYLANVHQENVMALGGVKELLDELQTDKVLIGLTTGNLERIAHAKLGRAGIDNYFSFGGFGSDSPKRPCLVKKALERARDLYGYQGDQVFVIGDTPRDVEAARPFNLHTIAVATGRYSTHDLGETGADFVLESLENVDKIREIIGLG, encoded by the coding sequence ATGGATAATGAAATTTTAACACTATTTGATATTGACGGCACACTGGTTAGGGGCGCTCGCTGCCACTACATGGCATTTGTGCACTCAGTCAGCAAGTTCTATGGAATGGAAGAGGATATAAGTGGCATAAACTACGCTGGAAAGACAGACCCTCAAATACTCCGGGAAGTTCTGGAGATGGGGGAAATACCAGAGGAAACCATTGAACGAAATTTCCAGGCCTGTTTGGATTACATGGTTGATTATTACCTGGCCAATGTACACCAGGAAAATGTCATGGCTTTGGGTGGTGTTAAAGAGCTTTTAGACGAACTTCAAACAGATAAAGTGCTTATAGGACTTACCACTGGAAACCTGGAACGCATTGCCCATGCAAAGTTAGGCCGTGCTGGTATTGACAACTATTTTTCATTTGGTGGATTTGGCAGCGACAGTCCAAAAAGGCCATGTCTGGTTAAAAAAGCCCTGGAACGCGCCCGGGATTTATATGGGTACCAGGGGGATCAGGTGTTCGTTATTGGGGATACTCCTCGTGATGTGGAAGCAGCCAGACCATTTAACCTTCACACCATAGCTGTGGCTACTGGAAGGTATTCTACTCATGATCTGGGGGAAACTGGCGCCGATTTTGTCCTGGAAAGTTTGGAGAACGTTGATAAGATCAGGGAAATTATAGGATTGGGTTAA
- a CDS encoding ABC transporter ATP-binding protein, which produces MVITLENITKSFNHEGQDQVVLQDINLDVNKGEFLCIVGPSGCGKTTLLRMIAGLDFPTSGRILEEDVEISHPSIERGYVFQQYSLFPWLNVLENVTFGLELKEMKEDERLQKAREYLKMVGLSQAETSYPRELSGGMKQRVAIARSLVNDPHVLLMDEPFSALDVQTRHKLQEELVRIWKEEQKTIIFVTHNVDEAIFLADRVVVLSRNPGKVIKSFQVKLERLRDRSSSQFLELKKEITSFLDYEW; this is translated from the coding sequence CTGGTGATAACCCTTGAAAACATTACAAAAAGTTTCAACCATGAAGGGCAGGACCAGGTAGTTCTCCAGGATATTAATCTTGATGTTAATAAAGGAGAATTCCTGTGCATAGTAGGACCATCGGGTTGTGGGAAAACCACACTGCTCAGGATGATAGCTGGACTGGACTTCCCTACCAGTGGCCGTATACTGGAAGAAGACGTTGAAATATCCCACCCAAGTATAGAAAGGGGTTACGTGTTCCAGCAGTACTCCCTATTCCCCTGGCTAAATGTACTGGAAAATGTGACCTTTGGACTGGAATTAAAAGAGATGAAAGAAGATGAAAGGCTACAAAAAGCCAGAGAATACCTGAAAATGGTTGGTTTATCCCAGGCAGAGACCAGTTATCCCCGGGAACTATCCGGAGGAATGAAACAGAGGGTGGCCATTGCCCGTTCACTGGTTAACGATCCCCATGTTCTTTTAATGGATGAACCATTCTCTGCACTGGATGTGCAGACCCGACACAAACTCCAGGAGGAACTGGTCCGCATCTGGAAAGAAGAACAAAAAACAATCATTTTTGTAACCCATAATGTGGATGAAGCAATTTTCCTGGCTGATCGGGTGGTGGTATTAAGTCGAAACCCGGGCAAAGTCATTAAGAGTTTCCAAGTTAAACTTGAGCGGCTTCGAGACAGGTCATCCTCCCAGTTTTTGGAACTTAAAAAAGAAATTACCAGTTTCCTGGATTATGAATGGTAA
- a CDS encoding ABC transporter permease, with protein MRKIWFSLILPVSVVVIWALLTTFTGLIPSYFLPSPSAVFQSFTALLMNGQLIADTSLTLLRVVLGLIVSALVGIPLGILMGWSKTFNDFTSLTIGLLRPIPPIAWIPFAILWFGVGMESAIFIIFVGSVFPILISTMDGVKRVDKVLLESAYTLGASHMQTLRKVVVPASLPSIVTGLKVGVGVALMCTVAAEMIGSNNGLGYLIFTSTSMLDTGSAIVGMLTIGVIGLGADYLFNRIEKEVSW; from the coding sequence ATGCGCAAAATATGGTTTTCATTAATTTTACCGGTTTCAGTTGTTGTAATCTGGGCGTTGCTAACCACATTCACAGGGTTAATACCATCTTATTTCCTTCCCAGCCCATCTGCTGTTTTTCAATCATTCACAGCACTTTTAATGAATGGACAACTCATTGCAGATACTTCTTTAACTTTACTGCGAGTTGTACTGGGACTCATAGTCTCGGCACTGGTGGGTATTCCCCTGGGGATTTTGATGGGATGGTCAAAAACATTTAATGATTTTACCAGTCTGACCATTGGTCTTTTGAGACCAATTCCACCCATCGCCTGGATACCATTCGCGATTTTATGGTTTGGTGTGGGAATGGAATCAGCAATTTTCATTATATTCGTGGGTAGTGTTTTCCCCATACTAATCAGCACCATGGATGGAGTTAAAAGAGTGGATAAAGTCCTTTTAGAATCAGCTTACACTCTGGGAGCAAGTCATATGCAGACTCTACGGAAAGTAGTGGTTCCAGCATCTTTACCAAGCATTGTCACTGGATTGAAAGTAGGTGTGGGAGTTGCTTTAATGTGTACCGTAGCAGCAGAGATGATAGGATCAAACAACGGCCTCGGATACCTCATATTCACCTCAACCAGTATGTTAGATACTGGTAGTGCTATTGTAGGAATGCTGACCATTGGAGTGATTGGATTAGGTGCGGATTATCTCTTTAATAGGATTGAGAAGGAGGTGAGCTGGTGA
- a CDS encoding ABC transporter substrate-binding protein codes for MKLYTVLIILLAVFVVIGASLEYYSNNFNDQKTIKVAYLPTDHSAALLVAKYNKTYENNGLNVKTVQISTGSNIVDAVASGDVDIGYVGITPAMQGISKGVPIKVVGSVNMVGSGIVVQPNSTITSPADLKDKKIATPGVSSIQQVLLVYELQKYNITQKDVDLLSINVFNIPSSLAAKKVDAYISYEPFVSMAPYRGIGQVLIYSDDILEDHPCCVIITREDFIEQHPQELNTFLQIHKNSTEYVNTHLNDTAYILTQELTTNEELEDMSLQHIRFVYSVDKAYQDNVLNFMNIEIKMGYLKSNLTSDQIFDTQFLGG; via the coding sequence ATGAAACTTTATACTGTTTTAATCATATTATTAGCTGTTTTTGTGGTTATAGGGGCTTCTTTAGAGTATTACTCCAATAATTTCAATGATCAAAAGACGATTAAAGTAGCTTACTTACCCACTGATCATAGCGCCGCACTACTGGTAGCCAAATACAATAAAACCTACGAAAATAATGGTTTAAATGTTAAAACCGTTCAAATAAGCACTGGATCTAATATTGTAGATGCAGTGGCTAGTGGCGATGTTGATATTGGTTATGTGGGGATTACTCCAGCCATGCAGGGGATAAGTAAAGGAGTTCCCATTAAGGTTGTGGGATCAGTTAACATGGTTGGAAGTGGAATCGTGGTCCAACCCAACTCCACCATAACCAGTCCCGCGGATTTAAAGGATAAAAAGATAGCCACACCTGGAGTTAGCTCTATACAACAGGTATTATTAGTTTATGAACTACAAAAATATAATATCACTCAAAAAGATGTGGATCTACTCTCAATTAATGTTTTTAATATTCCATCATCACTTGCAGCCAAAAAAGTAGATGCTTATATCTCCTATGAACCATTTGTGTCAATGGCTCCCTATCGAGGTATAGGTCAGGTGTTAATCTACTCTGATGATATTCTGGAAGATCATCCCTGCTGCGTGATTATCACCAGGGAAGATTTCATTGAGCAGCATCCTCAAGAACTGAATACATTCCTCCAGATCCATAAGAACTCAACCGAATACGTCAACACACATCTTAACGACACTGCATATATCCTTACTCAGGAATTAACCACCAATGAAGAACTGGAAGATATGTCTCTTCAGCACATCAGATTCGTTTACTCTGTGGATAAAGCATATCAGGATAACGTTTTAAACTTCATGAACATTGAAATCAAAATGGGATACCTTAAATCGAACCTTACATCGGATCAAATATTTGATACTCAATTTTTAGGCGGTTAA
- the ftsA gene encoding coenzyme F390 synthetase encodes MLFLTWEDWNRYAEKYARAFVSQNFGTGDRVVICASYGMNVGANTMTLAAQKIGMAIIPEGKCSFPVRIINSYQPTGIVASVFKLIRLARRMEKEGINPQESSIKHLIAGGESFADESRAYVEELWGVPVYNTYGSTEGTMCGECHEKVGLHVPEDMVHLDLYDPSMENFIDEGECGRIVLTTLLPPGGKTGTLLLNYDTEDTSVVVSRDKCPCGRTHMRIMNPEREAETAWVMGAPFNRVDIERGVFQRENMDYLTGEYEAFLYGDEEEVTLRVSVECQDTKNCAPELVQENFLKSFLQYKPPLHEAYQDGNFKIQFNFTGPGGLELYKIRGRPKRLIDRR; translated from the coding sequence ATCCTTTTTTTAACCTGGGAAGATTGGAATCGTTATGCTGAAAAATACGCTCGTGCTTTTGTTTCCCAGAATTTTGGCACCGGTGATAGGGTGGTGATCTGTGCCAGTTACGGGATGAATGTAGGGGCCAATACCATGACACTGGCCGCCCAAAAAATTGGAATGGCCATCATACCCGAGGGGAAATGTTCTTTTCCAGTGCGTATCATCAACAGTTACCAGCCCACCGGGATAGTGGCCAGTGTATTCAAACTCATCAGATTAGCTCGAAGGATGGAAAAAGAAGGTATAAATCCCCAAGAATCAAGTATAAAACATTTAATTGCGGGAGGGGAAAGTTTCGCTGACGAATCACGGGCATATGTTGAGGAATTGTGGGGGGTTCCAGTTTACAATACCTATGGTAGTACTGAGGGCACCATGTGTGGGGAATGCCATGAAAAAGTGGGTCTGCATGTTCCTGAAGACATGGTACACCTGGATCTATACGATCCATCCATGGAAAACTTCATAGATGAAGGAGAATGTGGTAGGATTGTTTTAACCACTCTTCTACCTCCAGGGGGTAAAACTGGCACATTACTTTTGAATTATGACACTGAAGACACTTCCGTGGTGGTTAGCAGAGATAAATGTCCCTGTGGAAGGACTCATATGAGAATAATGAACCCGGAAAGGGAAGCAGAAACTGCATGGGTGATGGGTGCACCTTTTAACCGGGTAGATATTGAGAGGGGTGTTTTTCAGAGGGAAAACATGGACTACCTAACTGGGGAGTATGAAGCCTTTCTCTACGGTGATGAAGAGGAGGTTACCCTCAGGGTAAGTGTAGAGTGTCAGGATACCAAAAACTGTGCACCGGAGCTGGTCCAGGAAAACTTTTTAAAATCATTCCTGCAATACAAACCTCCCCTACATGAAGCATACCAGGATGGTAACTTTAAAATCCAGTTTAATTTTACTGGACCAGGCGGTCTTGAATTATATAAGATCAGGGGTAGACCTAAACGTTTAATTGATCGTCGCTGA